From Erwinia pyri, a single genomic window includes:
- a CDS encoding Maf family protein, whose product MSQLVLASTSPYRKSLLEKLGLPFITAAPQVDESPQLDESATDLVMRLAAEKAKALAKSYPAHLIIGSDQVCVIDGKITGKPHTEENAHQQLRLASGHSVIFYTGLALFDSKQNQLQVVCEPFSVDFRTLTDEEIVSYVAKEQPLNCAGSFKSEGLGITLFERLSGRDPNTLVGLPLIALCEMLRKAGVDPLKA is encoded by the coding sequence ATGAGCCAACTGGTACTTGCTTCAACCTCCCCCTACAGGAAGTCTCTGCTTGAGAAGCTGGGCCTGCCCTTTATCACCGCGGCTCCGCAGGTTGACGAATCACCGCAACTTGATGAATCTGCTACCGATCTTGTTATGCGACTGGCGGCTGAAAAGGCGAAAGCGCTGGCGAAAAGCTATCCAGCGCATCTGATTATTGGTTCCGATCAGGTTTGCGTGATTGATGGCAAAATAACCGGAAAACCGCACACTGAAGAGAACGCCCACCAACAGTTAAGGCTGGCGAGCGGGCACAGCGTTATTTTTTATACTGGCCTTGCGCTTTTTGATAGTAAACAGAACCAGCTGCAGGTGGTATGTGAACCGTTTAGTGTGGATTTCAGAACGCTGACTGATGAAGAGATTGTTAGTTATGTGGCAAAGGAGCAGCCGCTTAATTGTGCAGGCAGTTTCAAGAGCGAAGGGTTGGGCATAACGCTGTTTGAACGGCTTTCAGGACGTGACCCGAATACGCTGGTTGGACTTCCGCTGATTGCGCTGTGCGAAATGTTACGTAAGGCTGGCGTGGATCCGTTGAAGGCGTAA
- the yceD gene encoding 23S rRNA accumulation protein YceD, with amino-acid sequence MQKVKLPLTLDPVRTAQKRLDYQGVYTPEQVERIAESVVSVDSDVECSMSFAIDNQRLAVLNGTAAVSVTLCCQRCNQTFPHQVHVTYCFSPVVTDEQAEALPEAYEPVEVNEFGEIDLLAVVEDEIILALPVVPVHDSEHCEVSEADMVFGKLPAEAEKPNPFAVLASLKRK; translated from the coding sequence ATGCAAAAGGTAAAATTACCCCTGACTCTCGATCCGGTTCGTACCGCTCAAAAGCGCCTTGATTATCAGGGCGTCTACACCCCTGAACAGGTGGAGCGTATTGCCGAATCGGTAGTGAGTGTGGACAGTGATGTAGAATGCTCCATGTCGTTCGCTATCGACAACCAGCGTTTAGCGGTACTTAACGGTACTGCGGCGGTTTCCGTCACGCTTTGTTGTCAGCGCTGCAACCAGACATTCCCGCATCAGGTCCACGTGACGTATTGTTTCAGCCCGGTCGTTACTGACGAACAGGCTGAGGCGTTGCCGGAAGCGTACGAGCCGGTCGAGGTCAACGAGTTTGGTGAAATCGATCTGCTGGCAGTGGTTGAAGATGAAATTATCCTCGCCCTGCCTGTCGTTCCGGTGCATGATTCTGAACACTGTGAAGTGTCCGAGGCGGACATGGTCTTTGGAAAGTTGCCTGCAGAGGCAGAAAAACCAAACCCATTTGCCGTATTAGCCAGTTTAAAGCGTAAGTAA
- the rpmF gene encoding 50S ribosomal protein L32 has translation MAVQQNKPTRSKRGMRRSHDALTTSSLSVDKVSGETHLRHHITADGYYRGRKVIVK, from the coding sequence ATGGCCGTACAACAGAATAAACCAACCCGTTCCAAGCGTGGCATGCGTCGTTCACACGATGCTCTGACCACTTCCTCTCTTTCCGTAGATAAAGTTTCTGGCGAAACGCATCTGCGTCACCACATCACTGCGGATGGTTACTACCGCGGTCGCAAGGTCATCGTTAAGTAA
- the plsX gene encoding phosphate acyltransferase PlsX, whose product MPRLTLAIDAMGGDFGPCVTVPAAMQALASNSQLHLLLVGDPDNISSLLAKADSALLARLQIIAAESVIASDAKPSQAIRQSRGSSMRIALELVKEGKAQACVSAGNTGALMGLAKLLLKPLDGIERPALMTVLPNQQQGKTVILDLGANVDSDSAMLVQFAIMGAVMAEEVLSVPRPRVALLNIGQEETKGLSSIRDAAAILRELPEINYIGYLEGNDLLTGETDVLVCDGFVGNVTLKTMEGVVRMFLSLLKSQGEGKKRAWWMTLLGRVLKKRLAKRFGHLNPDQYNGACLLGLRGSVIKSHGGANQRAFTAAIEQAEQAVRRQVPERIAARLQAVLPKSD is encoded by the coding sequence TTGCCACGTCTGACCCTGGCGATAGATGCCATGGGCGGGGACTTCGGTCCCTGCGTGACAGTGCCTGCTGCAATGCAGGCACTGGCCTCTAACTCGCAACTGCATCTTCTTCTGGTCGGCGATCCCGACAACATCTCGTCATTACTCGCAAAAGCTGATTCAGCGCTGTTGGCACGTCTGCAGATTATTGCTGCCGAGTCGGTTATTGCCAGTGATGCCAAACCCTCCCAGGCGATCCGCCAAAGCCGCGGCTCCTCTATGCGCATAGCGCTGGAGCTGGTTAAAGAGGGGAAAGCGCAGGCCTGCGTCAGTGCTGGTAATACGGGCGCGCTGATGGGGCTGGCTAAGCTGCTGCTTAAGCCGCTCGACGGTATTGAACGCCCCGCGCTGATGACGGTTTTGCCGAATCAGCAGCAGGGGAAAACAGTGATACTGGATCTGGGTGCGAACGTCGATTCAGACAGTGCGATGCTGGTGCAGTTTGCGATTATGGGCGCGGTGATGGCGGAGGAAGTTTTGTCAGTACCCCGTCCCCGCGTGGCATTATTAAATATCGGTCAGGAAGAGACCAAAGGTTTAAGCAGTATCCGCGATGCCGCAGCTATACTGCGTGAATTGCCAGAAATTAATTATATTGGATACCTCGAAGGCAACGACCTTCTTACTGGTGAAACGGATGTGCTGGTGTGTGATGGTTTCGTGGGCAATGTCACCCTGAAAACCATGGAAGGTGTGGTAAGAATGTTTCTTTCGCTGTTGAAATCACAGGGCGAAGGTAAAAAAAGGGCCTGGTGGATGACGCTGTTAGGACGTGTCCTGAAAAAACGTCTGGCGAAGCGCTTCGGCCACCTCAACCCCGACCAGTACAATGGCGCCTGTCTGTTAGGATTACGCGGTTCCGTGATCAAAAGTCACGGCGGAGCGAATCAACGCGCATTTACTGCGGCGATAGAACAGGCAGAGCAGGCGGTGCGGCGGCAAGTTCCCGAGCGGATTGCTGCGCGCCTTCAGGCTGTATTACCTAAGAGTGACTGA
- a CDS encoding beta-ketoacyl-ACP synthase III yields MYTKIIGTGSYLPEQVRTNADLEKMVDTSDEWIVTRTGIRERRIAAPDETVATMGYQAALRALEMAGVDKNDIGLIVVATTSSSHAFPSSACLIQQMLGIDDAAAFDLAAACAGFTYALSVADQYIKNGAVKNALVIGADVLARMLDPTDRGTIILFGDGAGAAVLGASEEQGIISTHLHADGRYGHLLTLSNQDREHQDQPSYVTMAGNEVFKVAVTELAHIVEETLQANNLERESIDWLVPHQANLRIISATARKLGMGMEKVVVTLDRHGNTSAASVPCALDEAVRDGRIQRGQLILLEAFGGGFTWGSALVRF; encoded by the coding sequence ATGTATACGAAAATTATCGGTACGGGCAGCTATTTGCCCGAACAGGTGCGGACTAACGCCGATCTGGAAAAAATGGTGGATACGTCGGACGAGTGGATTGTCACCCGTACCGGTATCCGTGAGCGTCGCATAGCGGCACCTGATGAAACCGTTGCGACAATGGGCTATCAGGCTGCCCTCCGTGCGCTGGAGATGGCCGGTGTTGATAAAAATGACATCGGACTGATTGTGGTCGCGACCACCTCTTCCAGCCACGCCTTTCCAAGTTCAGCCTGCCTGATCCAGCAAATGCTGGGAATTGACGATGCCGCCGCTTTTGACCTCGCGGCAGCTTGCGCTGGTTTCACCTATGCTCTGAGCGTTGCCGATCAGTACATCAAAAACGGCGCGGTGAAAAATGCGCTGGTAATTGGTGCAGACGTGCTGGCTCGTATGCTGGATCCGACCGATCGCGGCACGATTATTCTGTTTGGCGACGGGGCCGGGGCTGCGGTGCTGGGTGCCAGCGAAGAGCAGGGCATTATCTCCACGCATCTGCACGCAGATGGCCGCTACGGACATCTGTTAACGCTGTCCAATCAGGATCGTGAGCATCAGGATCAACCTTCTTACGTCACTATGGCGGGTAACGAAGTGTTTAAAGTTGCCGTCACGGAGCTGGCGCACATCGTTGAAGAGACCCTGCAGGCTAATAACCTGGAGCGTGAGTCGATAGACTGGCTGGTGCCGCATCAGGCTAACCTGCGTATTATCAGCGCCACCGCCCGCAAACTCGGCATGGGTATGGAAAAGGTAGTGGTAACGCTCGATCGTCACGGGAATACTTCCGCCGCCTCAGTGCCTTGTGCACTGGATGAGGCCGTGCGTGATGGCCGCATACAGCGCGGTCAGCTTATTCTGCTGGAAGCCTTCGGGGGTGGATTCACCTGGGGCTCGGCGCTGGTTCGTTTTTGA